The Mangifera indica cultivar Alphonso chromosome 8, CATAS_Mindica_2.1, whole genome shotgun sequence genome has a window encoding:
- the LOC123222911 gene encoding uncharacterized protein LOC123222911 isoform X2: MANQFVKRFFRNLKADKVEANALNKSKDTPQVSSRPKVEKKTDSDSVLAKYSSGDDNVSDTKWRLELPWLTKAVEPALQLCRWAVPTGTVASPKSPPSSRSVSEILATIQRSKIGIEDWSLSDLTIGLYLIYLHQASLNPFEEVKGVQITTEAIVQDLIYHVELAKGSYKGGALGLAKHSMLRESNILKFEKNSSVMRPGYYIGIDPRKKLLIFGIRGTHSVYDLITDIVSSNDEEVTFEGFSTHFGTAEAARWFLRHEIGTIRQFLENHEGYRLRLVGHSLGGSIASLLAIMLRKKSSKELGFSPDIVSAVGYATPPCVSREVAESCSGFVTTVVLQDDIIPRLSIASLSRLRNEILQTDWTSVIEKEDWKNVLDMVTNAKQMVSSVQDVARKFADYAKLRCKNDSSDVPIRKESSFPVISSTSKSTTENAALLKTEQSASTVPEELFIPGTVYYLKRDVDTKTSSDKEGTQFFTLWKRHPEEHFRRIVLSGNIISDHKCKNHLYALRDVLKGLPGSSDEWIFR; encoded by the exons ATGGCTAATCAATTCGTCAAACGATTCTTTCGCAACCTTa AAGCAGATAAGGTAGAAGCTAATGCGTTGAATAAAAGCAAGGATACACCTCAAGTTTCTTCAAGACCTAAAGTCGAGAAGAAGACAGACAGTGACTCTGTGCTTGCCAAATACAGCTCTGGTGATGATAATGTTAGTGATACCAAATGGAGGTTAGAGCTTCCTTGGCTTACAAAAGCTGTCGAACCAGCTCTGCAATTGTGCAGGTGGGCTGTTCCAACAG GAACTGTAGCTAGCCCCAAATCCCCACCAAGCAGTCGATCTGTGTCAGAGATCCTTGCAACCATTCAACGGAGTAAGATTGGGATTGAAGATTGGAGTTTGAGTGACCTCACAATCGGCCTATATCTTATTTATCTCCATCAAGCATCTTTAAACCCATTTGAAGAAGTCAAGGGTGTTCAAATAACAACAGAAGCAATT GTCCAAGATCTTATATACCATGTCGAGTTGGCAAAAGGCTCTTATAAGGGTGGTGCATTAGGTCTTGCAAAACATAGCATGCTTCGTGAGagcaatattttgaaatttgaaaaaaattccaGTGTGATGAGGCCTGGATATTATATAGGAATTGATCCTCGTAAGAagcttttaatttttggaaTCCGTGGTACTCATTCTGTGTACGACCTCATCACTGACATTGTTTCTTCAAATGATGAAGAAGTCACATTTGAAGGTTTTTCAACTCACTTTGGTACAGCTGAAGCTGCTCGCTGGTTTCTTAGACATGAGATTGGAACCATCAGACAGTTCTTGGAGAATCATGAG GGATATAGGTTAAGGCTAGTGGGTCATTCACTTGGTGGTTCTATTGCTTCTTTACTAGCAATAATGCTCCGTAAAAAGTCATCCAAAGAGCTGGGGTTTAGCCCTGACATTGTTTCTGCCGTTGGATATGCAACTCCACCTTGTGTCTCCAGAGAAGTTGCTGAAAGTTGCTCAGGTTTTGTGACTACTGTGGTACTGCAG GATGATATAATACCTAGATTAAGTATAGCTTCCCTGTCAAGGCTGAGGAACGAAATTCTTCAAACTGATTG GACAAGTGTCATTGAGAAGGAAGACTGGAAAAATGTCCTTGATATGGTTACAAATGCAAAGCAGATGGTCTCTTCAGTGCAAGATGTAGCTCGAAAATTTGCAGATTATGCGAAGTTAAGATGCAAGAATGATTCTTCTG ATGTTCCCATCAGAAAGGAATCTTCTTTTCCTGTCAtctcttcaacttcaaaatcaactACAGAGAATGCTGCTCTCCTTAAGACTGAACAATCTGCCAGCACAGTGCCTGAGGAGCTATTTATTCCAGGGACTGTGTACTATCTAAAGAGGGATGTCGACACTAAGACCAGTAGCGACAAGGAAGGTACTCAATTTTTCACTCTCTGGAAAAGACATCCTGAGGAACATTTCCGGAGGATAGTACTCTCAGGCAACATTATTTCAGACCACAAATGTAAAAACCATCTTTATGCTCTACGAGATGTACTAAAAGGCTTGCCTGGATCCAGTGATGAATGGATATTCAGATAG
- the LOC123222911 gene encoding uncharacterized protein LOC123222911 isoform X1: protein MANQFVKRFFRNLNFTKDKLMTPQVLTQSVYGVLDRCRLHSSEADKVEANALNKSKDTPQVSSRPKVEKKTDSDSVLAKYSSGDDNVSDTKWRLELPWLTKAVEPALQLCRWAVPTGTVASPKSPPSSRSVSEILATIQRSKIGIEDWSLSDLTIGLYLIYLHQASLNPFEEVKGVQITTEAIVQDLIYHVELAKGSYKGGALGLAKHSMLRESNILKFEKNSSVMRPGYYIGIDPRKKLLIFGIRGTHSVYDLITDIVSSNDEEVTFEGFSTHFGTAEAARWFLRHEIGTIRQFLENHEGYRLRLVGHSLGGSIASLLAIMLRKKSSKELGFSPDIVSAVGYATPPCVSREVAESCSGFVTTVVLQDDIIPRLSIASLSRLRNEILQTDWTSVIEKEDWKNVLDMVTNAKQMVSSVQDVARKFADYAKLRCKNDSSDVPIRKESSFPVISSTSKSTTENAALLKTEQSASTVPEELFIPGTVYYLKRDVDTKTSSDKEGTQFFTLWKRHPEEHFRRIVLSGNIISDHKCKNHLYALRDVLKGLPGSSDEWIFR from the exons ATGGCTAATCAATTCGTCAAACGATTCTTTCGCAACCTTa ATTTTACTAAAGACAAGTTAATGACACCACAAGTGCTTACCCAGTCTGTGTATGGTGTTCTTGATCGGTGCCGATTGCATTCATCAGAAGCAGATAAGGTAGAAGCTAATGCGTTGAATAAAAGCAAGGATACACCTCAAGTTTCTTCAAGACCTAAAGTCGAGAAGAAGACAGACAGTGACTCTGTGCTTGCCAAATACAGCTCTGGTGATGATAATGTTAGTGATACCAAATGGAGGTTAGAGCTTCCTTGGCTTACAAAAGCTGTCGAACCAGCTCTGCAATTGTGCAGGTGGGCTGTTCCAACAG GAACTGTAGCTAGCCCCAAATCCCCACCAAGCAGTCGATCTGTGTCAGAGATCCTTGCAACCATTCAACGGAGTAAGATTGGGATTGAAGATTGGAGTTTGAGTGACCTCACAATCGGCCTATATCTTATTTATCTCCATCAAGCATCTTTAAACCCATTTGAAGAAGTCAAGGGTGTTCAAATAACAACAGAAGCAATT GTCCAAGATCTTATATACCATGTCGAGTTGGCAAAAGGCTCTTATAAGGGTGGTGCATTAGGTCTTGCAAAACATAGCATGCTTCGTGAGagcaatattttgaaatttgaaaaaaattccaGTGTGATGAGGCCTGGATATTATATAGGAATTGATCCTCGTAAGAagcttttaatttttggaaTCCGTGGTACTCATTCTGTGTACGACCTCATCACTGACATTGTTTCTTCAAATGATGAAGAAGTCACATTTGAAGGTTTTTCAACTCACTTTGGTACAGCTGAAGCTGCTCGCTGGTTTCTTAGACATGAGATTGGAACCATCAGACAGTTCTTGGAGAATCATGAG GGATATAGGTTAAGGCTAGTGGGTCATTCACTTGGTGGTTCTATTGCTTCTTTACTAGCAATAATGCTCCGTAAAAAGTCATCCAAAGAGCTGGGGTTTAGCCCTGACATTGTTTCTGCCGTTGGATATGCAACTCCACCTTGTGTCTCCAGAGAAGTTGCTGAAAGTTGCTCAGGTTTTGTGACTACTGTGGTACTGCAG GATGATATAATACCTAGATTAAGTATAGCTTCCCTGTCAAGGCTGAGGAACGAAATTCTTCAAACTGATTG GACAAGTGTCATTGAGAAGGAAGACTGGAAAAATGTCCTTGATATGGTTACAAATGCAAAGCAGATGGTCTCTTCAGTGCAAGATGTAGCTCGAAAATTTGCAGATTATGCGAAGTTAAGATGCAAGAATGATTCTTCTG ATGTTCCCATCAGAAAGGAATCTTCTTTTCCTGTCAtctcttcaacttcaaaatcaactACAGAGAATGCTGCTCTCCTTAAGACTGAACAATCTGCCAGCACAGTGCCTGAGGAGCTATTTATTCCAGGGACTGTGTACTATCTAAAGAGGGATGTCGACACTAAGACCAGTAGCGACAAGGAAGGTACTCAATTTTTCACTCTCTGGAAAAGACATCCTGAGGAACATTTCCGGAGGATAGTACTCTCAGGCAACATTATTTCAGACCACAAATGTAAAAACCATCTTTATGCTCTACGAGATGTACTAAAAGGCTTGCCTGGATCCAGTGATGAATGGATATTCAGATAG
- the LOC123222909 gene encoding transcription factor bHLH155-like isoform X1: MDTGTPELHGVLKSLCFNTEWKYAVFWKLKHRARMVLTWEDGYYDSCEQLDSLGNKCSNETLANLHGGHYSHDPLGLAVAKMSYHVYTLGEGIVGQVAVTGNHQWIFVDQHVTSSCSSIEFCNGWQSQVLAGIKTIVVVAVGPLGVVQLGSLNKVNEDVKLVTHIRDIFFALKDFSVGHVSSPIQCSMKSTLSLPDFTTKSVTSETIPHCLSNLDKVVNNERPNVHFPMFPYVEKHGDSSYIYPVSGTQPKTAVEVVNKHEEIQFSTPGGDGIDKLLQPKSNVINLQHQNQMGINLIGNQMGEGVTGGWKDLGMVSEQNVPPFSINSVFNSINLCTAAFPTEKFVVDHAYFPTNPLDSTLNDRVKSESMDSYQNGMLYVSQSSDFKFHKDLERLGNQTEFGHSNPSDTPLKFSAGSELHEALGPPFLKKGIYNEREPENAEAGETIEMPDVMSSSHLTFDSGSESLLEAVVANVCHSGSDVKSDRSFCISMQSLSTTEKMPELSEQKHTVNSVDYSINQSSLVEEDIKKCLSSSEVYGAMSSKGFSSSCPSACIEQSDRSSEPAKNNKKRARPGENCRPRPRDRQLIQDRIKELRELVPSGSKCSIDSLLERTIKHMLFLQSITKHADKLSKCVESKQKVAGIRDSSNYEQGSSWAVEVGSQLKVCSIIVENLNKNGQMLVEMLCEECSHFLEIAEAIRSLGLTILKGVTEEHGDKTWICFVVEGQENRIMRRMDVLWSLVQILQSKAMCS, from the exons ATGGATACTGGAACTCCTGAGCTGCACGGAGTATTGAAAAGCCTCTGTTTTAATACGGAGTGGAAGTACGCCGTCTTTTGGAAGCTTAAGCATCGGGCTCGCAT GGTGTTGACCTGGGAAGATGGTTACTATGACAGTTGTGAACAACTTGATTCTTTAGGGAATAAGTGTTCAAATGAGACACTTGCGAATTTGCATGGCGGGCATTATTCACATGATCCCCTTGGATTGGCCGTGGCAAAAATGTCTTATCATGTGTATACGTTAGGGGAAGG GATTGTTGGACAGGTAGCAGTTACTGGAAATCATCAGTGGATCTTTGTCGATCAGCATGTTACTAGTTCTTGCTCATCCATTGAG TTCTGTAATGGGTGGCAAAGCCAAGTTTTAGCTGGGATCAAG ACCATTGTCGTTGTCGCTGTTGGTCCACTTGGAGTTGTACAGCTTGGTTCTTTGAATAAA GTCAATGAAGATGTGAAGCTGGTGACTCATATCAGAGATATCTTTTTCGCCCTTAAAGATTTTTCAGTTGGGCATGTTTCTAGTCCAATACAATGTAGTATGAAGAGTACATTATCCCTG CCAGACTTTACTACCAAGAGTGTAACTTCAGAAACTATTCCTCATTGCTTGAGCAATTTAGATAAAGTTGTCAACAATGAAAGACCAAATGTTCATTTCCCCATGTTCCCATATGTTGAGAAGCATGGTGATAGTTCTTATATTTACCCAGTGTCTGGTACTCAGCCTAAAACAGCAGTTGAAGTGGTTAATAAGCATGAAGAGATTCAATTTTCCACACCAGGTGGTGATGGAATTGACAAATTACTCCAGCCAAAATCAAATGTTATCAATTTGCAACATCAGAATCAAATGGGAATAAATTTGATTGGGAACCAGATGGGAGAAGGGGTGACTGGTGGCTGGAAAGATTTAGGAATGGTATCTGAACAAAATGTCCCTccattttcaatcaattctgtTTTCAATAGCATAAATTTATGTACTGCTGCATTTCCAACCGAAAAATTTGTCGTTGATCATGCATATTTCCCTACAAACCCACTTGACTCCACTCTTAATGACAGAGTTAAGTCGGAAAGCATGGATTCTTATCAAAATGGGATGTTGTATGTATCTCAATCTTCAGATTTCAAATTCCATAAAGATCTTGAGAGGTTAGGGAATCAAACTGAATTCGGTCACTCAAACCCATCAGACACGCCTTTGAAGTTCTCTGCTGGTTCTGAGCTGCATGAAGCTCTAGGACCTCCTTTTCTGAAGAAAGGTATCTATAATGAAAGGGAACCAGAAAATGCTGAAGCTGGAGAAACCATTGAGATGCCAGACGTGATGAGCAGCAGCCACTTGACATTTGATTCTGGCTCAGAGAGTCTTCTAGAAGCAGTAGTAGCTAATGTTTGCCATAGTGGCAGTGATGTTAAAAGTGATAGATCATTCTGTATATCAATGCAGTCACTATCGACAACTGAGAAAATGCCTGAGCTTTCTGAGCAGAAGCACACCGTTAATTCAGTAGATTATTCTATAAATCAATCCTCTCTTGTAGAAGAAGACATAAAGAAGTGCTTGAGTTCCTCAGAGGTATATGGTGCAATGTCTTCAAAAGGGTTTTCATCATCTTGTCCAAGTGCATGTATTGAACAGTCGGACAGGTCTTCAGAGCCTGCtaagaacaataaaaaaaggGCTAGACCTGGTGAAAATTGTAGGCCTAGGCCAAGGGATAGACAGCTGATCCAGGATCGTATCAAGGAGCTGAGAGAGCTTGTGCCAAGTGGATCAAAG TGTAGTATTGATTCCTTGCTGGAGCGAACAATCAAGCACATGCTCTTTCTGCAAAGCATCACTAAGCATGCTGACAAGCTTAGCAAATGTGTTGAATCGAAG CAGAAAGTTGCCGGCATTAGAGATTCATCCAATTATGAACAGGGTTCAAGCTGGGCTGTGGAGGTAGGAAGCCAACTGAAAGTTTGCTCAATCATAGTGGAGAACCTTAACAAGAATGGACAGATGCTTGTTGAG ATGCTGTGCGAGGAATGCAGTCACTTTCTTGAGATAGCAGAAGCCATCAGGAGCTTGGGTCTGACAATCTTAAAAGGAGTTACAGAAGAGCATGGTGATAAGACATGGATATGTTTTGTGGTTGAG GGACAGGAAAACAGAATTATGCGCAGAATGGATGTCTTGTGGTCTCTTGTGCAAATATTGCAATCAAAAGCTATGTGCAGCTAA
- the LOC123222910 gene encoding pentatricopeptide repeat-containing protein At1g06143, with amino-acid sequence MTAKNTRTITNFNRFLTPKPLQNPGSFAQVQTTAHQVKECSSVEELECVYATMIKTNASQDCFLINQFISSCTSVFHRTDLAILAFTQMQDPNVFVYNAVIRGFVHCGHPLQALQVYVHMLRAKVFPSSYTFPSLIKACTSFLSFCIGEAVHGQIWKNGFDSHMFVQTALIDFYSNSNKISESRRVFDEMPDRDVVAWTTMVSAYLHVGDLCSGRRLFDEMSERNIATWNTMIDGYARLGNVGDAELLFNEMPTRDRISWTIMITCYSHNKQFREALDLFNKMTKSGISPDGVTMATVISACAHLGALELGKEIHLYLLQNGFDLDVFIGSALIDMYAKCGNLDRSLLVFFKLQEKNLFCWNSAIEGLAVHGFANEALAMLCRMEREKIKPNGVTFISVLSACTHAGLVEEGRRRFQSMINEYFITPEVEHYGCMVGLLGKAGLLEEALELIRSMTFQPNAVIWGALLSGCKLHRNLETAYLAVKELTILEPNNSGYYMLLLNMYAELNRWPEVRKIRLNMKELGVEKRCPGSSWIEIERKIYQFTASDKSHLASDKIYFLLVELDGQLKLAGYEPDPSSIS; translated from the coding sequence ATGACTGCAAAGAACACGAGAACAATAACGAATTTTAACCGTTTTTTAACCCCAAAACCTCTTCAAAATCCCGGTTCTTTCGCTCAAGTACAAACCACAGCCCATCAAGTAAAGGAATGTTCCAGTGTTGAAGAACTAGAATGCGTTTATGCCACCATGATCAAGACCAACGCAAGCCAAGATTGTTTTCTTATAAACCAATTTATCAGTTCTTGTACTTCTGTGTTTCATCGTACAGATCTTGCAATTTTAGCTTTTACCCAGATGCAAGATCCAAACGTTTTTGTGTACAATGCAGTTATCAGAGGCTTCGTTCACTGTGGCCACCCACTTCAAGCTCTACAAGTTTATGTTCATATGTTAAGGGCTAAAGTTTTTCCCTCAAGTTATACTTTTCCGTCGTTGATAAAAGCTTGCACGTCCTTTTTGAGTTTCTGTATTGGAGAGGCTGTGCATGGGCAAATCTGGAAGAATGGATTTGATTCTCATATGTTTGTCCAGACTGCTTTGATCGATTTTTACTCGAATTCCAATAAAATCTCTGAATCGAGAAgagtgtttgatgaaatgcctGACAGAGATGTTGTTGCATGGACTACGATGGTTTCTGCTTATCTGCATGTTGGGGATTTGTGTTCTGGGAGGAGACTGTTTGATGAGATGTCTGAAAGGAACATTGCCACATGGAATACTATGATTGACGGGTATGCAAGATTGGGAAATGTGGGGGATGCTGAATTGTTATTTAATGAAATGCCTACCAGGGATAGAATTTCATGGACGATTATGATCACTTGTTATTCTCATAACAAGCAGTTCAGAGAAGCTTTAGATCTGTTCAATAAGATGACAAAGAGTGGGATTAGCCCTGACGGAGTTACTATGGCTACTGTTATATCGGCTTGTGCCCATCTTGGAGCGCTTGAGTTAGGGAAGGAAATTCATCTTTATTTATTGCAAAATGGATTTGATCTTGATGTTTTTATAGGATCTGCATTGATTGATATGTATGCGAAGTGTGGGAATTTAGATAGGTCCCTTTTAGTGTTCTTCAAACTGCAAGAGAAAAACCTCTTCTGTTGGAATTCAGCGATAGAAGGCCTTGCTGTCCATGGCTTTGCAAATGAAGCACTGGCAATGCTTTGTAGgatggagagagaaaaaataaaaccaaatggTGTTACTTTTATCAGTGTTTTAAGCGCTTGTACTCATGCCGGGCTGGTTGAAGAAGGCCGTCGGAGGTTTCAGAGCATGATCAATGAATATTTCATAACTCCTGAAGTTGAGCACTATGGATGCATGGTTGGTCTGTTGGGCAAAGCCGGCTTGCTTGAAGAGGCATTAGAACTAATAAGAAGCATGACATTTCAACCAAATGCAGTTATCTGGGGTGCCCTGTTGAGTGGGTGTAAACTTCATCGGAACCTGGAGACTGCTTATCTTGCTGTTAAGGAATTAACAATTCTAGAGCCGAATAACAGTGGATATTACATGCTTTTGCTTAACATGTATGCTGAATTGAATCGATGGCCTGAGGTAAGGAAAATAAGGTTGAACATGAAGGAACTAGGGGTCGAAAAGAGATGTCCTGGTTCAAGCTGGATTGAAATTGAGAGGAAAATATATCAGTTCACTGCATCTGATAAATCTCACCTAGCCTCTGATAAGATTTACTTCTTGTTGGTTGAATTAGATGGACAACTGAAGCTAGCTGGTTACGAACCTGACCCCAGTTCTATATCATAG
- the LOC123222909 gene encoding transcription factor bHLH155-like isoform X2, whose product MDTGTPELHGVLKSLCFNTEWKYAVFWKLKHRARMVLTWEDGYYDSCEQLDSLGNKCSNETLANLHGGHYSHDPLGLAVAKMSYHVYTLGEGIVGQVAVTGNHQWIFVDQHVTSSCSSIEFCNGWQSQVLAGIKTIVVVAVGPLGVVQLGSLNKVNEDVKLVTHIRDIFFALKDFSVGHVSSPIQCSMKSTLSLPDFTTKSVTSETIPHCLSNLDKVVNNERPNVHFPMFPYVEKHGDSSYIYPVSGTQPKTAVEVVNKHEEIQFSTPGGDGIDKLLQPKSNVINLQHQNQMGINLIGNQMGEGVTGGWKDLGMVSEQNVPPFSINSVFNSINLCTAAFPTEKFVVDHAYFPTNPLDSTLNDRVKSESMDSYQNGMLYVSQSSDFKFHKDLERLGNQTEFGHSNPSDTPLKFSAGSELHEALGPPFLKKGIYNEREPENAEAGETIEMPDVMSSSHLTFDSGSESLLEAVVANVCHSGSDVKSDRSFCISMQSLSTTEKMPELSEQKHTVNSVDYSINQSSLVEEDIKKCLSSSEVYGAMSSKGFSSSCPSACIEQSDRSSEPAKNNKKRARPGENCRPRPRDRQLIQDRIKELRELVPSGSKCSIDSLLERTIKHMLFLQSITKHADKLSKCVESKKVAGIRDSSNYEQGSSWAVEVGSQLKVCSIIVENLNKNGQMLVEMLCEECSHFLEIAEAIRSLGLTILKGVTEEHGDKTWICFVVEGQENRIMRRMDVLWSLVQILQSKAMCS is encoded by the exons ATGGATACTGGAACTCCTGAGCTGCACGGAGTATTGAAAAGCCTCTGTTTTAATACGGAGTGGAAGTACGCCGTCTTTTGGAAGCTTAAGCATCGGGCTCGCAT GGTGTTGACCTGGGAAGATGGTTACTATGACAGTTGTGAACAACTTGATTCTTTAGGGAATAAGTGTTCAAATGAGACACTTGCGAATTTGCATGGCGGGCATTATTCACATGATCCCCTTGGATTGGCCGTGGCAAAAATGTCTTATCATGTGTATACGTTAGGGGAAGG GATTGTTGGACAGGTAGCAGTTACTGGAAATCATCAGTGGATCTTTGTCGATCAGCATGTTACTAGTTCTTGCTCATCCATTGAG TTCTGTAATGGGTGGCAAAGCCAAGTTTTAGCTGGGATCAAG ACCATTGTCGTTGTCGCTGTTGGTCCACTTGGAGTTGTACAGCTTGGTTCTTTGAATAAA GTCAATGAAGATGTGAAGCTGGTGACTCATATCAGAGATATCTTTTTCGCCCTTAAAGATTTTTCAGTTGGGCATGTTTCTAGTCCAATACAATGTAGTATGAAGAGTACATTATCCCTG CCAGACTTTACTACCAAGAGTGTAACTTCAGAAACTATTCCTCATTGCTTGAGCAATTTAGATAAAGTTGTCAACAATGAAAGACCAAATGTTCATTTCCCCATGTTCCCATATGTTGAGAAGCATGGTGATAGTTCTTATATTTACCCAGTGTCTGGTACTCAGCCTAAAACAGCAGTTGAAGTGGTTAATAAGCATGAAGAGATTCAATTTTCCACACCAGGTGGTGATGGAATTGACAAATTACTCCAGCCAAAATCAAATGTTATCAATTTGCAACATCAGAATCAAATGGGAATAAATTTGATTGGGAACCAGATGGGAGAAGGGGTGACTGGTGGCTGGAAAGATTTAGGAATGGTATCTGAACAAAATGTCCCTccattttcaatcaattctgtTTTCAATAGCATAAATTTATGTACTGCTGCATTTCCAACCGAAAAATTTGTCGTTGATCATGCATATTTCCCTACAAACCCACTTGACTCCACTCTTAATGACAGAGTTAAGTCGGAAAGCATGGATTCTTATCAAAATGGGATGTTGTATGTATCTCAATCTTCAGATTTCAAATTCCATAAAGATCTTGAGAGGTTAGGGAATCAAACTGAATTCGGTCACTCAAACCCATCAGACACGCCTTTGAAGTTCTCTGCTGGTTCTGAGCTGCATGAAGCTCTAGGACCTCCTTTTCTGAAGAAAGGTATCTATAATGAAAGGGAACCAGAAAATGCTGAAGCTGGAGAAACCATTGAGATGCCAGACGTGATGAGCAGCAGCCACTTGACATTTGATTCTGGCTCAGAGAGTCTTCTAGAAGCAGTAGTAGCTAATGTTTGCCATAGTGGCAGTGATGTTAAAAGTGATAGATCATTCTGTATATCAATGCAGTCACTATCGACAACTGAGAAAATGCCTGAGCTTTCTGAGCAGAAGCACACCGTTAATTCAGTAGATTATTCTATAAATCAATCCTCTCTTGTAGAAGAAGACATAAAGAAGTGCTTGAGTTCCTCAGAGGTATATGGTGCAATGTCTTCAAAAGGGTTTTCATCATCTTGTCCAAGTGCATGTATTGAACAGTCGGACAGGTCTTCAGAGCCTGCtaagaacaataaaaaaaggGCTAGACCTGGTGAAAATTGTAGGCCTAGGCCAAGGGATAGACAGCTGATCCAGGATCGTATCAAGGAGCTGAGAGAGCTTGTGCCAAGTGGATCAAAG TGTAGTATTGATTCCTTGCTGGAGCGAACAATCAAGCACATGCTCTTTCTGCAAAGCATCACTAAGCATGCTGACAAGCTTAGCAAATGTGTTGAATCGAAG AAAGTTGCCGGCATTAGAGATTCATCCAATTATGAACAGGGTTCAAGCTGGGCTGTGGAGGTAGGAAGCCAACTGAAAGTTTGCTCAATCATAGTGGAGAACCTTAACAAGAATGGACAGATGCTTGTTGAG ATGCTGTGCGAGGAATGCAGTCACTTTCTTGAGATAGCAGAAGCCATCAGGAGCTTGGGTCTGACAATCTTAAAAGGAGTTACAGAAGAGCATGGTGATAAGACATGGATATGTTTTGTGGTTGAG GGACAGGAAAACAGAATTATGCGCAGAATGGATGTCTTGTGGTCTCTTGTGCAAATATTGCAATCAAAAGCTATGTGCAGCTAA